One genomic segment of Hydrocarboniclastica marina includes these proteins:
- a CDS encoding LysE family translocator has protein sequence MQTLNLQLLTAFIPTFFVVSVTPGMCMTLALSLGITIGVRRAMWMMVGELAGVALVATAAAVGVATFMLAYPGLFTLFKYAGGLYLGWLGVQLWRSRGKLAMPENDTPPPNMSRLQLAAQGFVTAIANPKGWAFFVALLPPFIDQSLPMAPQLTALILIILALEFSCLQLYAHGGRKLRQTLRKGAGVTTLNRIAGTLMVLVGIWLAFG, from the coding sequence TTGCAAACCCTGAACCTTCAGCTGCTAACCGCCTTTATACCGACATTTTTCGTGGTCTCGGTAACACCTGGCATGTGTATGACCCTGGCGCTGTCCCTCGGCATAACCATCGGTGTCAGGCGCGCGATGTGGATGATGGTGGGAGAGTTGGCTGGCGTCGCGCTGGTGGCTACCGCGGCGGCTGTAGGGGTAGCGACGTTCATGCTCGCGTACCCGGGTCTGTTTACGCTGTTCAAATACGCCGGCGGGCTTTACCTCGGCTGGCTTGGCGTACAGCTCTGGCGTTCGCGCGGCAAGCTGGCGATGCCTGAAAATGATACGCCACCGCCAAACATGTCACGCCTGCAACTGGCTGCGCAGGGGTTCGTGACAGCAATTGCCAACCCCAAGGGCTGGGCTTTCTTCGTTGCGTTGCTGCCGCCGTTCATCGACCAGAGTCTGCCTATGGCGCCGCAGCTCACGGCCCTGATTCTGATCATCCTTGCGCTTGAGTTCAGCTGTCTTCAGCTATACGCCCACGGTGGCCGCAAATTGCGCCAGACGCTTCGCAAAGGCGCGGGAGTGACCACCCTGAATCGTATCGCCGGGACGCTTATGGTCCTGGTGGGCATCTGGCTCGCATTCGGATAA
- a CDS encoding YdbL family protein: protein MKISVRFSVLILALCLSLPVLGMSLEAAKQALDAVKQKGLAGETPSGYLQTVKPDQHAEEVVKAINEARRDEYARIAQNHNIPVTQVETVAGKKAIEQTPAGQFVLKDGKWVKK, encoded by the coding sequence ATGAAAATTTCAGTCCGATTTTCGGTTCTAATCCTGGCACTCTGCCTGAGCTTGCCGGTACTGGGCATGAGCCTGGAAGCTGCCAAGCAGGCCCTGGATGCCGTCAAGCAGAAAGGCCTGGCGGGTGAGACGCCTTCGGGTTATCTCCAGACCGTCAAGCCGGATCAACATGCGGAAGAAGTAGTAAAGGCCATCAACGAAGCGCGCCGGGACGAATACGCGCGAATTGCGCAGAACCACAATATTCCAGTGACTCAGGTGGAAACCGTGGCCGGTAAGAAAGCCATCGAACAGACACCGGCCGGGCAGTTTGTGCTCAAGGACGGCAAATGGGTAAAGAAATAG
- a CDS encoding YnbE family lipoprotein has protein sequence MIGMVAAMGIACTPTVQMAAPKEPITVNLNVKIQHEVYVKVDRDVDELFNEKGLF, from the coding sequence ATGATCGGTATGGTCGCCGCGATGGGCATTGCCTGCACACCAACGGTACAGATGGCGGCGCCGAAAGAGCCGATTACGGTAAACCTCAATGTAAAGATTCAGCATGAGGTTTACGTCAAGGTCGACAGGGATGTGGACGAGCTCTTCAACGAAAAAGGTTTGTTCTGA